The following proteins are co-located in the Larimichthys crocea isolate SSNF chromosome XXIV, L_crocea_2.0, whole genome shotgun sequence genome:
- the rpia gene encoding ribose-5-phosphate isomerase, whose amino-acid sequence MRLWRCVSLRQLAPGLLCAASRRHVRSVSRCVPVFRCVPVCPGVPVVMAEEAKKLAACAAVDNHVQNNQVVGVGSGSTIVYAVDRLAERVRQEKLNIVCVPTSFQARQLILQHGLTLSDLDRHPELDVAIDGADEVDVDLTLIKGGGGCLTQEKIVAGCAKHFVVIADFRKDSKALGQQWKKGVPIEVIPMAYIPVSRTIARRFGGEANLRMAVSKAGPVVTDNSNFILDWKFEHAQNWKEVNTAIKMIPGVVETGLFVGMAERAYFGMEDGSVQVRDPPVN is encoded by the exons ATGAGACTCTGGAGGTGTGTCTCCCTCAGACAGCTCGCGCCTGGACTCCTGTGTGCAGCGTCCCGGAGGCACGTGCGCTCGGTGTCCCGGTGTGTTCcggtgttcaggtgtgttccgGTGTGTCCCGGTGTTCCGGTCGTCATGGCGGAGGAGGCGAAGAAGCTGGCCGCGTGCGCCGCGGTGGATAACCACGTGCAG AACAACCAGGTGGTCGGAGTCGGCAGCGGATCGACCATCGTCTACGCCGTGGACAGATTAG CTGAGCGAGTGCGTCAGGAGAAACtcaacattgtgtgtgtgcccacGTCCTTCCAG GCTCGTCAGCTGATTCTGCAGCACGGCCTCACGCTGTCGGATCTGGACAGGCACCCAGAG CTGGATGTTGCGATTGATGGAGCGGACGAGGTGGATGTCGATCTCACGCTGATAAAAGGTGGAGG CGGCTGCCTGACGCAGGAGAAGATCGTAGCCGGCTGCGCTAAACATTTCGTTGTCATCGCCGACTTCAG GAAGGACTCCAAGGCTCTTGGCCAGCAGTGGAAGAAGGGAGTTCCCATTGAGGTGATCCCCATGGCGTACATTCCTGTCTCTAGGACCATAGCCAGACGCTTCGGAGGGGAAGCCAACCTTCGGATGGCTGTCAGTAAAGCA GGTCCTGTCGTCACTGACAACAGCAACTTCATCCTGGACTGGAAGTTTGAGCACGCTCAGAACTGGAAAGAAGTCAACACCGCAATCAAGATGATTCCAG GTGTGGTGGAGACGGGGCTTTTTGTCGGCATGGCTGAACGAGCCTACTTCGGGATGGAGGACGGAAGCGTGCAGGTTCGAGATCCTCCGGTCAACTGA